Genomic DNA from Leptospiraceae bacterium:
TCCAAAAAGGACAAAATGGTTTTTGCGATGGTTCTGTTGGAATAAACATATTAGGAAAACCAACAGTTCAAGTAGATAGATCAATGGGAGATATGCATATTTTTGGAAATCCACATTATATTTCTGATCCGGTCAATGCAATTCAAGTGGCTAACAACATTATGTCGGCACTGCAGAGAGTTGATCCTGAAAATAATGATTTTTACCAACAAAACTACGAAGAATTTAGAGAGAGACTTGTGAAACTTACCAAAGAAGAAATGAAAGCATTTCAGCCTTATTTTGGATCGAGGGTCGCTGTATTTCATGATGAATTTATGTATATAGCAAATCGATTTAAGTTTAATGCCAATTTGACGCTAGAAGAAAGACCTGGAATTCCACCTTCTAGTCGCTACCTTGAACAAGTAATCAAAAATATGAAAGCAAATAATATTAAGGTAATTTTAATCTCACCTGTGAATAATCCTCAGTTTGCGGAGTATGTTTCAAGCCAGGTTCCGGGAAGTCAAGTAGTCATCATGCCTACTTCTGTCGGTGCTTTGCCTGAAATTAAAACTTATGAAGACTCGATTCGCATCGGTCTCAAAAAAATTAAAGATGCTCTAGAAAAAACCAAGACTGTCGGTGGGAAAAAATAAAAAATGTCGTATGCGTTTGAAACAAAAAATCTATGTATCGGATTTGACACCCGTTATCCGATTCTAAATGAAATAAATCTTACATTAAACAAAGGTGATTTTGCCTGTCTACTTGGTTCGAATGGTAGCGGCAAAAGCACATTTGTCAGAACAATCTCAGGAATCATTCCAAAATGTTGTGGAGAATTTTTATTAGCCTCTGATGTAAAGATATCAATGGTCCCTCAATTTAAAAAAATGCAGTTTCAATATCCCTTAACGGTAAAAGAAGTTCTATTACTATCTGAAAAATTTACACTATTTCCAAAAAAAGATTTTACAGAAGAACAAAATTCCTTGCTAGAAAAAATGGGAATTGAACCCATATTAAATTTACTTGTAAGAGAATGCAGCGGTGGACAGTTACAGAAAGTTTTAATAGCAAGATCACTTCTTTCAGAAGCTAATTTGATTTTCCTTGATGAGCCACTTGATGCTCTTGACTCGGACTCAAAGAATATTGTAACCGAAATTTTAAAACGAGAGATCAAAGAAAAAAACAAAACAATTTTTATCATCACCCACCATATAGAAAAAAATTGGCTCTCTGAATTTAATCGCAAGTTTACCGTAGACGGTATGCATATCAAGGAGTTTAAAAAATGAATGAAATTTGGACTACCTTTCAATTCTTTCTGCCTCAGATATTACTCGGAACTATCATTGGCGGACTTATAGCTTGCCTTGGGGTAATCATTGTTTTGCGCAAAATGGCATTCTTCGGAGTAACTCTTTCTCAAGTTGTTTCTTCTTCGGTCGCAGTCAGTTTATTTTTGGGAATACAAGGGGATATTTTCATTTTACTCCTATCCTGTCTATTCTTGATTCCACTCATAATGCTTTATAAAAACAATGACTCCTCCGGCGATACAATCCTTGGAATTGTATTCGTAAGCTTTACCGCATTATCCCAATTACTTT
This window encodes:
- a CDS encoding zinc ABC transporter substrate-binding protein, translated to MYINKINRTNKYMIRKILKIISVYSLLATFSLNAETNVITTVTDLRYIAEQVGKDKIKVESMIRGFDDPHYVMTRPDFLVKLSEAHVFCQVGLDLEIGWAPLLLQQSRNIKIQKGQNGFCDGSVGINILGKPTVQVDRSMGDMHIFGNPHYISDPVNAIQVANNIMSALQRVDPENNDFYQQNYEEFRERLVKLTKEEMKAFQPYFGSRVAVFHDEFMYIANRFKFNANLTLEERPGIPPSSRYLEQVIKNMKANNIKVILISPVNNPQFAEYVSSQVPGSQVVIMPTSVGALPEIKTYEDSIRIGLKKIKDALEKTKTVGGKK
- a CDS encoding ATP-binding cassette domain-containing protein, with protein sequence MSYAFETKNLCIGFDTRYPILNEINLTLNKGDFACLLGSNGSGKSTFVRTISGIIPKCCGEFLLASDVKISMVPQFKKMQFQYPLTVKEVLLLSEKFTLFPKKDFTEEQNSLLEKMGIEPILNLLVRECSGGQLQKVLIARSLLSEANLIFLDEPLDALDSDSKNIVTEILKREIKEKNKTIFIITHHIEKNWLSEFNRKFTVDGMHIKEFKK